In Providencia rettgeri, the following proteins share a genomic window:
- a CDS encoding N-acetylneuraminate lyase has protein sequence MNTNLKGIYSALLTPYRSDESIDEASLRNLVQFNMRLGVDGLYVGGSTGEAFIQSVDERAEILEIVKDESAGKLKLIAHVGCISTKGSEYLANISSKLKYDAVSAVTPFYYPFGFDEIAEHYKSIISSANGLPMIIYNIPALSGVKLTRQQILDLLNMEKVAAIKQTSGDLYQLEQIRRDAPNKIIYNGYDEILLSGLVAGADGGIGSTYNIMGARYCAILKAFKEGDITRAKQLQSDCNEVIDTLIEVGVFKGLKQVLKNLGIIENAICRKPFSPINPKHHEKLTLISDTLSKELNLK, from the coding sequence ATGAATACAAATCTAAAAGGTATTTATTCAGCACTGTTAACACCATATCGCAGTGATGAAAGCATCGATGAAGCGTCTTTGCGAAATTTAGTTCAATTTAATATGCGACTTGGGGTTGATGGCCTATATGTTGGGGGATCAACAGGGGAAGCGTTTATTCAATCTGTTGATGAACGTGCTGAAATTCTAGAAATAGTAAAAGACGAATCCGCAGGGAAATTAAAACTTATTGCACATGTCGGGTGTATTAGTACCAAAGGAAGCGAATACTTAGCGAACATTTCATCAAAGCTTAAATATGATGCAGTCTCTGCGGTAACGCCGTTTTATTATCCTTTTGGATTTGATGAAATTGCAGAACACTATAAAAGCATTATTAGCTCAGCAAATGGCTTACCAATGATTATTTATAATATTCCTGCTTTAAGCGGTGTTAAATTAACACGTCAGCAGATCCTAGATTTACTTAATATGGAAAAAGTGGCAGCGATAAAGCAAACATCAGGTGATTTATATCAACTTGAACAAATAAGAAGGGATGCGCCAAATAAAATTATTTATAACGGCTATGATGAAATCTTGCTTTCCGGCTTAGTTGCGGGTGCTGATGGTGGGATAGGGAGTACATATAACATCATGGGGGCGAGATATTGTGCAATATTAAAAGCCTTTAAAGAAGGTGACATTACCAGAGCAAAACAACTTCAATCAGATTGTAATGAAGTCATTGATACATTAATTGAAGTGGGTGTTTTTAAAGGACTAAAACAAGTCCTTAAAAATTTGGGTATTATCGAAAACGCGATATGCAGAAAACCATTTAGTCCAATTAATCCAAAGCACCATGAAAAATTAACGTTAATTAGTGATACTCTTTCTAAA